Genomic segment of Arctopsyche grandis isolate Sample6627 chromosome 11, ASM5162203v2, whole genome shotgun sequence:
ggtttttaaatatttatgatttaaatatttctttattcgTGTTGTGATAATACAGATATTTTGTAACAGCAaacatgtaattttattattaactatgAACAAAGTAAGTTAAGTGCTCTATATAGTACAAGAATTGGATCAATCCCACTTTTACGCAATTTATCGCATAAAAAACCGTTGTCGATCATGGTCGTAAAGAGCGATCTTACGGCCTGTTGTCTAGGTCAGATTTAACGCGCGCAATACGCTGACGTTTGCTTCGAAAGTTCGGTACGAGTCGCGACGGTTCTGTCAGTGTTTGTTCTCTCGCTTGCAGTTTAATTCTGCCGCATCAAACGAATACACACCGGCACGTCATCATAAATGGCCTAAGCGTCATGACAAAGATGAGGACGAGGACCAAGAACAAAGTTTCCGATGAGAATTCTAACCTCAAATGTAAACTGGATTCAAAAATCACCAAGCAAAAGCGATCAAGGCAGGCCCTATCCGATCGAACCAACTCTGGCTCCGACCTGAACAATTCCTCACCGAAACAAGAATGCACTCCGAAACCGAAGCCTATCATCTCCACTACGAGACCCAAGAGAGCCCATCAACTTCCATCCCGATTCAAAGATCACGAATTGAGTCCGGTGAAGTCCAAAAAGAATAATGTACAGTCTACAAGCACACCTCTTCCGACACTACCTCCTACagataattcatttaaaataattcagaaATTATCTCCAATCAATGAACCGACTACCATACGTACTAAAAAGGtatcaaaaatcaaaacaatcgaAAGAGACAAAGTTTCACCGAACGTTCCAAAAGAGACTCCGTCACTTAAGAAATTTTTTACTTCTAATCAATCGATCAAATGCTCAACtccgatatataaaaaaaaggctGCCGAGAACGTCCAAATTGAATCCAACAAATTGACTCTGTATGAGTTTGAATTTGATCCTAAAAATGAACCAGCAACGGTCTCCAAAAAGAAACGACAGAAACGTGTTcccaataataacaataatcctAAGAAGCGTAAGAAAATATTGTCGAGAAAGTCAACCGAGGCAGCTATGAAAATGTTGATCGAAGATTTGAAAAAGATCCAAGCCGAGAACATGATGAAGAGATTAGTATCAAAAATTAACAGTAAGAAGGTTGTCAAAGTGCCAATTGTGACGGTAAATCCAACTGTTGACGAAGCCGTAGCTCAGATTGATGAAACTGTGGCTCAGATAGATGAAGCTGTGGCTCAGACTGACGAAGTCGAAGACGCAATGGACCGTTCCCTTCCATCGTCTCCTATCAATTTCGATGCCATTTCCGCCGAAGAAGTGAATAAAGACAATGAAGATGAGTTTATACACAATCCAATGTCGAGTACACGTTTGAGCGATAAACCTGTAGGAAGTCCTTGGAGGATGGATTTGGATTCTGATGTTAAAAAGTGGCGGTATAACTTCTACGTCAAACCGTCGATGACTCCTGCATACGAACGGGACACTTTCCACGTCCTTGGCCTCGACGACAAGGAGGTCAGAAAGGACATTCGAGAGTCGGCAGTGGCAACGTCAACGCCGAACGTTAAAAATACTTCCAAGTTTAAGCAGACCAGTATTTTATCATTCTACGaagaatcatttaaaaaatcccCTCGTAAGAAAGTATCCTCGCCGAAGAAAAACACCCCTGTAAAATACAACTTCGATGAATACTCCCAAGACGAGTCGAACGATACTGAAGTCGTGGCTGCAATCGTCGCCGAACCGACTGAGAAAGCCGCTGTTGAACCGAATCCTGAACCAGCAATCGAGAATTGCTTTGGCTTCGATGAAGATATCATAGATCAAGAAAACATATCGCCGACTAAAACGCCAGCAGATTTGATCGCTGCCAAAAAAACTCTTCGCAAGCTGCGGAACAGACGAGCACCGGTACTCGTCGAAACCAATCAGATGCTCAAGGGTCCAGCACGAATCACAACTAACCAAGTCAAGTCTATTTTACGTCGGGAGAAAAAGCGAGCTTCACCGAAAAAGACACCAGTTGTTGAAGTGGTAGAAGAATCGGCTGTGACTACTCAAAGTAGTGACGATTCTGATAATGTTAACATAACTGAAATCGTTCCGGAGAACGAAATGGGACTATTCGAAGATCTCGTGGATGTAGACGTTGTACACTATGtcaaggtatatatgtacatagatacaatgtAGTTTTACTTAATAGAACCTACTTATATATTGATGTTACTAAATATCATATGTTTTAGCCGACTCGTCGCAGTTACGAAAGACGAAGACGACCACCCGTTCGTTTCCAAGAAGTTGAACAACACGCTGAAGACGAGAATGAAAGTGACACCGAATCGCCCGATCGTACAAACTATGTAATATCTGCAAAGACATTCAAAAAGCGCAAGGCCAAAAAACCTGTACCTAAACAAATGTccaaaaaagaggtttgttcaTTCTATCGTTATTTCTTTTCCCGTCGCTTTCCTCAACTACAATCTTCCCAGTGACAGTCATGACCTGGTCACTCCATCTAGTTGGGAATCTTTCCTTGCTCTTGTCGACGCTTCAGATTGTCCTGTTCTCGCCTCACAATGTGCCTAAGGACGAAAATACACTGAATATTGCAGAACCTCACGCACTTGCGACAGTGGGTATTCCCCAAatcgaattcgggtgtagttgcacatGCAGAGTgcatacatttcttcaaatatgggatctaccgttatcgatcactgtcaagcaaggataaaatatctccgaaaacactccaggggctGATTTTTTGGACTGtgtacctaaaaaaaaaaaacatgtaccactcagtgtgttttcatcCTTAAGAACTGAAGGATACGCCTGAGACAGATGACAACCTATCGTTCAGCTCTTGCAGGATGGAGGCATTGGTTCTTCTCGCTTTAAGCATCTGTCTCCATCTCTGCCTTCCTCGAGCTTACACCGTCCGCAACTCCGTATAAAATTACGAGAAAGACCAGACGCAGTTTCGACATTGAGCTTTTGGCCTTGCCGATTTGCCTTTTTTATTTCAGCCTCATACCCCCCCGTCATCTGATAACGTTGATCCGAGATAAATTAACTTGGGTACAACTTTAAAATCAGATACGATTTGACCATCATATCTTAATCTTAGTTTTCGTTCTGTCGAGTCTGCTTTTATGTTGCAGGCGGCGGACTTGATCATATCCTATTCGGAGTTAGATATGAGAatagaatttgagatcgtataTACTTTTGATACTGTAAAATGATACTACGAACTGATTGTCTGACTATGATTTACTTTTTCAGGTTAAGGAAGCCGAGGAATGGGCGGCAGGATTCAATTCAATGCTAGAAGAAGTTGAAGAGTTTCCATTGTGCATCgagtaattaatttattattacgtatagtatacatatatatatatatatttgctgTATATAAAATTAGAGTTATATTACGTTGGGAGTTGACGCAGTACAAAAGTAGGACGTAAGTTTCGCAATACAAAAGTGCTGTGTTTGTCGTCTGCAATTATCAAATTGTACACTGCGAAATGCAcatgtcatgttttttttttttttttcgattgcaAATGAAGCCTTTGAGTGTATTTTAGACTGTGGAAGATCtggaaaatgttataaaattacTTGGCGTAAAAATGCTCATCCTTTTAATCCCTTCTGATGAGCATTGTTTTGCATTCTATGAATTACAGAGTACGGAAATCGATTAAATCGTTTTATAAAGAGGGATTTTCTTATCCAATACATTCTATCATGCCATGTCCTCTAAGACTCGTAAGACTTGGAGCGTTTGCAACTAGAATTCCCATTTGCGCTGTATTAATGGCTGCTCTAAACAATGCCGGATATTCTTCAACCTTGATGTATCCCAACTGCGTGATATTTCCCTGGATTACTAGGCGCAGGAGATCGTATTTCTGGTTCCGTTTACATCTCTAAGATACTCTAATTAGCGTCTTTTCAACAGTGTTGATAAGTTTTCCCACCTCGGCATTGATTCTACGCGCCCCATCCATGATATTTTCATCATCTTTCTGTATGTCTCCATCTCAAAGGCCTGCAGCTTTTTATACACATGACATCTGCCCCATACGGAAGGACGCTGAAAACGTAACATTGTAAGTCTAAGTCAGAATGCTATATTGAGAGATATAGTACTTATCCCTGTAAGCATTGTTCTGCATTTTATGAATTCGTTCATTTATGAGTACACCATTTTAAAAAGAAGGGTTGCCTCATAGATATATTCTATCATATGCAGAAGCGAAAAGAAAGTTCCATACTGGAGTATATTTCCCTTAATACTTTCTACGACAGATGATACAGATTCAAGTCTAAATCTAAAGAGACTATTTGAGTATCAGTATTTTTTAAGTTGAGTATCTTTTTTTGAGATACTTCAGCATATATGTAAGTCAATCACAGTACTTTCAAAATAAGAAAAGAACAATGCAAAACATGTCGTGtgcattttatgtaaaaatttagaccatttataaatatgtaattggaTATTCAAGTCATTCAAAAAAATCTATAACACTAATATagtgttaaaaaatattatttattttttttacatacatataaaaattttaaagttcCATAAAATGAATCAACGAAGACATTGTATAGATATATTAAGACTTttatatacgtttttttttataaaatttactcattgattt
This window contains:
- the LOC143919018 gene encoding uncharacterized protein LOC143919018 isoform X2, which gives rise to MTKMRTRTKNKVSDENSNLKCKLDSKITKQKRSRQALSDRTNSGSDLNNSSPKQECTPKPKPIISTTRPKRAHQLPSRFKDHELSPVKSKKNNVQSTSTPLPTLPPTDNSFKIIQKLSPINEPTTIRTKKVSKIKTIERDKVSPNVPKETPSLKKFFTSNQSIKCSTPIYKKKAAENVQIESNKLTLYEFEFDPKNEPATVSKKKRQKRVPNNNNNPKKRKKILSRKSTEAAMKMLIEDLKKIQAENMMKRLVSKINSKKVVKVPIVTVNPTVDEAVAQIDETVAQIDEAVAQTDEVEDAMDRSLPSSPINFDAISAEEVNKDNEDEFIHNPMSSTRLSDKPVGSPWRMDLDSDVKKWRYNFYVKPSMTPAYERDTFHVLGLDDKEVRKDIRESAVATSTPNVKNTSKFKQTSILSFYEESFKKSPRKKVSSPKKNTPVKYNFDEYSQDESNDTEVVAAIVAEPTEKAAVEPNPEPAIENCFGFDEDIIDQENISPTKTPADLIAAKKTLRKLRNRRAPVLVETNQMLKGPARITTNQVKSILRREKKRASPKKTPVVEVVEESAVTTQSSDDSDNVNITEIVPENEMGLFEDLVDVDVVHYVKPTRRSYERRRRPPVRFQEVEQHAEDENESDTESPDRTNYVISAKTFKKRKAKKPVPKQMSKKEVKEAEEWAAGFNSMLEEVEEFPLCIE
- the LOC143919018 gene encoding uncharacterized protein LOC143919018 isoform X3 codes for the protein MTKMRTRTKNKVSDENSNLKCKLDSKITKQKRSRQALSDRTNSGSDLNNSSPKQECTPKPKPIISTTRPKRAHQLPSRFKDHELSPVKSKKNNVQSTSTPLPTLPPTDNSFKIIQKLSPINEPTTIRTKKVSKIKTIERDKVSPNVPKETPSLKKFFTSNQSIKCSTPIYKKKAAENVQIESNKLTLYEFEFDPKNEPATVSKKKRQKRVPNNNNNPKKRKKILSRKSTEAAMKMLIEDLKKIQAENMMKRLVSKINSKKVVKVPIVTVNPTVDEAVAQIDETVAQIDEAVAQTDEVEDAMDRSLPSSPINFDAISAEEVNKDNEDEFIHNPMSSTRLSDKPVGSPWRMDLDSDVKKWRYNFYVKPSMTPAYERDTFHVLGLDDKEVRKDIRESAVATSTPNVKNTSKFKQTSILSFYEESFKKSPRKKVSSPKKNTPVKYNFDEYSQDESNDTEVVAAIVAEPTEKAAVEPNPEPAIENCFGFDEDIIDQENISPTKTPADLIAAKKTLRKLRNRRAPVLVETNQMLKGPARITTNQVKSILRREKKRASPKKTPVVEVVEESAVTTQSSDDSDNVNITEIVPENEMGLFEDLVDVDVVHYVKPTRRSYERRRRPPVRFQEVEQHAEDENESDTESPDRTNYVISAKTFKKRKAKKPVPKQMSKKE
- the LOC143919018 gene encoding uncharacterized protein LOC143919018 isoform X1; translation: MTKMRTRTKNKVSDENSNLKCKLDSKITKQKRSRQALSDRTNSGSDLNNSSPKQECTPKPKPIISTTRPKRAHQLPSRFKDHELSPVKSKKNNVQSTSTPLPTLPPTDNSFKIIQKLSPINEPTTIRTKKVSKIKTIERDKVSPNVPKETPSLKKFFTSNQSIKCSTPIYKKKAAENVQIESNKLTLYEFEFDPKNEPATVSKKKRQKRVPNNNNNPKKRKKILSRKSTEAAMKMLIEDLKKIQAENMMKRLVSKINSKKVVKVPIVTVNPTVDEAVAQIDETVAQIDEAVAQTDEVEDAMDRSLPSSPINFDAISAEEVNKDNEDEFIHNPMSSTRLSDKPVGSPWRMDLDSDVKKWRYNFYVKPSMTPAYERDTFHVLGLDDKEVRKDIRESAVATSTPNVKNTSKFKQTSILSFYEESFKKSPRKKVSSPKKNTPVKYNFDEYSQDESNDTEVVAAIVAEPTEKAAVEPNPEPAIENCFGFDEDIIDQENISPTKTPADLIAAKKTLRKLRNRRAPVLVETNQMLKGPARITTNQVKSILRREKKRASPKKTPVVEVVEESAVTTQSSDDSDNVNITEIVPENEMGLFEDLVDVDVVHYVKPTRRSYERRRRPPVRFQEVEQHAEDENESDTESPDRTNYVISAKTFKKRKAKKPVPKQMSKKEVKEAEEWAAGFNSMLEEVEEFPLCIDKSGREE